ATGTTTTCTGCGAGCCTATCCGAAGCCATGCTAAATCCGGTCGTAAACATCTCCGGGAAGATCAGAAGGTCAGTAGGCTGTTTAAGTTGCTGGAAAAGCAATTGTTCTATGGCCTCTCTATTAGCAGCTGGATTTTCCCAAATTATGGGGATTTGGCATAAACTAAGGCGTAGGGAAGACATGTTTAAAGTTTTCCACAAAATACAAAAGCCGGCTTTGGGCCGGCTTTTGTATTATAAAAAAGGGATTATTATTTTTTAGCAGGAGCTCCAGCAGCGGCTTTGGTCTCCTCAGCAGCGGCACCTTTCAGAGCACGTGGAATTTCAACACCTACAACCGGCGTACTAGCTGGATTTACGATTTCAACACCTGAAACGGGGATGATATCGCGAACTCTCATGGTTTGACCCAAATCGAGTTTGGTAACGTCCAAATAAACTTCAGGTACAATGTTTTCGGAAGAAGCCTTAATGTGGACGGTGCGAATTCTTTGAACCAGTTTACCACCCGATTTAACACCAACTGCGGCACCTTTTAAAGTCACGGGAACCTCCACTTTTACAGGAGTACCTTTGATGAGCTTTAGAAAATCCAAATGTGTAATTTGATCGGTTACAGGGTGAGTTTGTACTTCTTTTAAGATGCAACGGTGAGTCTGTCCGTTGAAGTTTATTTCTGCAACCTTGAATTTTGGAGTGTACAACAAGGCTTTCAGTTCAGAAGGTTGAGCATTAAATTGCAAATTGCCTTCTTTAGAATACAAGACACAAGGCACAACACCTTCTCTGCGGTAGCGGTTAGATGCAACTTTTCCGGTGTCTGTTCGAGGGCTGGCGTTGATAACGACGGTTTCCATAAATCAAAATTTTATTAAAATCCCTTTTAGGGAGCGCAAAGATATAAAAAGATGGAAAATGTCAGCTATTTATCAATAAAAAGTGCCTCGATGGAGCGATGTTCGTGCGTATTCCGGATCGCCTTAGCAAATAATTTG
The genomic region above belongs to Saprospiraceae bacterium and contains:
- a CDS encoding 50S ribosomal protein L25, whose translation is METVVINASPRTDTGKVASNRYRREGVVPCVLYSKEGNLQFNAQPSELKALLYTPKFKVAEINFNGQTHRCILKEVQTHPVTDQITHLDFLKLIKGTPVKVEVPVTLKGAAVGVKSGGKLVQRIRTVHIKASSENIVPEVYLDVTKLDLGQTMRVRDIIPVSGVEIVNPASTPVVGVEIPRALKGAAAEETKAAAGAPAKK